One stretch of Ptiloglossa arizonensis isolate GNS036 chromosome 7, iyPtiAriz1_principal, whole genome shotgun sequence DNA includes these proteins:
- the Nachralpha2 gene encoding nicotinic acetylcholine receptor alpha2, whose product MLLQATVLILSAGMCYSNPDAKRLYDDLLSNYNRLIRPVSNNTDTVVVKLGLRLSQLIDLNLKDQILTTNVWLEHEWQDHKFQWDPAEYGGVTELYVPSEHIWLPDIVLYNNADGEYGVTTMTKAILHYTGKVLWTPPAIFKSSCEIDVRYFPFDQQTCFMKFGSWTYDGFQIDLKHINQHLGDKVEVGIDLREYYPSVEWDILGVPAERHKKYYPCCHEPYPDIFFNITLRRKTLFYTVNLIVPCVSISYLSVLAFYLPADSGEKIALCINILLSQTMFFLLISEIIPSTSLALPLLGKYLLFTMILVGLSVVITIVILNVHYRKPSTHKMAPWIRKIFIRRLPKLLLMRVPDDLLNDLAAYKIHGRGRSGKKNKFNAAVSAAMQSSSIVSSPDSARHQRIGGCNGLHTTNAHNRFLGSIGGYNGLPTVMSGLDESLSDVTPKKKYPFELEKALHNVMFIQHHIQRQDEFNAEDQDWGFVAMVLDRLFLWIFTVASIVGTFIILCEAPALYDDTKPIDMEYSSVAQQQFLPHGDLLETLV is encoded by the exons ATGCTCCTGCAAGCGACCGTGTTGATCCTCTCGGCGGGGATGTGCTACAGCAATCCCGACGCGAAGAGGCTGTACGACGATCTGTTGTCGAATTACAATCGACTGATTCGCCCCGTTTCCAACAACACGGACACCGTGGTTGTTAAACTGGGACTTCGACTTTCTCAGCTCATAGATCtc AATTTGAAGGATCAAATCCTCACGACGAACGTATGGCTGGAACAC GAATGGCAGGATCATAAGTTTCAATGGGATCCGGCCGAATACGGAGGTGTCACCGAACTCTACGTGCCCAGCGAGCACATATGGCTTCCAGACATTGTCCTTTACAACAA TGCCGACGGAGAGTACGGTGTCACTACAATGACGAAAGCTATCTTACATTACACGGGAAAAGTTCTATGGACACCTCCGGCGATTTTCAAGTCCTCGTGCGAAATAGACGTCAGATACTTCCCGTTCGATCAGCAAACTTGCTTCATGAAGTTCGGCTCGTGGACCTACGACGGTTTTCAG ATCGATTTGAAGCACATTAATCAGCACCTGGGGGACAAAGTCGAGGTTGGTATCGATCTACGCGAATACTATCCCAGCGTAGAATGGGACATACTGGGTGTCCCGGCGGAACGACACAAGAAGTACTATCCATGCTGTCACGAGCCGTATCCGGACATCTTCTTCAACATCACGTTACGCCGCAAAACGTTGTTCTACACGGTGAACCTGATCGTGCCCTGCGTGAGCATCTCCTACTTGTCCGTGTTGGCATTCTACCTTCCAGCTGACTCCGGGGAGAAGATTGCCCTCTGCATTAACATTCTGCTGTCACAGACCATGTTCTTCCTCCTAATATCCGAGATCATACCATCCACGTCCCTCGCGCTACCATTGCTGGGCAAGTACTTGCTTTTTACGATGATCCTTGTGGGACTGTCCGTGGTAATAACGATAGTCATACTGAACGTACACTATCGCAAACCGAGCACCCACAAAATGGCGCCGTGGATCAGGAAGATTTTCATAAGACGATTACCGAAACTGTTGCTAATGAGGGTGCCCGATGATCTTCTAAACGACCTCGCCGCTTACAAGATACACGGGAGGGGAAGATCCGGGAAAAAGAACAAATTCAACGCAGCCGTTTCGGCCGCCATGCAATCCTCCTCGATAGTCTCCTCGCCTGATTCCGCTCGTCATCAACGGATTGGCG GATGCAACGGCTTGCATACAACGAATGCGCATAATAGATTCCTGGGAAGTATAGGAGGATACAACGGACTGCCCACAGTGATGTCTGGTTTAGACGAATCCTTGAGCGACGTCACTCCGAAGAAGAAGTATCCCTTCGAGCTGGAAAAAGCTTTGCACAACGTGATGTTCATTCAACATCACATACAACGGCAAGACGAGTTTAATGCG GAAGATCAAGATTGGGGTTTCGTGGCGATGGTTCTGGACCGACTCTTCCTCTGGATCTTCACAGTGGCATCCATTGTTGGTACGTTCATTATTCTTTGCGAGGCACCGGCCCTTTACGACGACACGAAACCGATCGACATGGAATACTCTTCTGTCGCTCAACAACAATTCCTCCCTCACGGTGACTTGCTAGAAACTCTTGTGTAG